From a single Brassica napus cultivar Da-Ae chromosome C9, Da-Ae, whole genome shotgun sequence genomic region:
- the LOC125593403 gene encoding filaggrin-2-like produces the protein MQYYETREKEYYDVAQGQSRQSYGQNHQGYGQSQSRPVYGNSPTLNYRSHGGFLDGLFKGKNGQKGQNGLGSFLGQHKNQDTNQGHGHGKLLGQHQKKTHETNKGVNGLGMFINNGEKKHKKQNEHKKKKNKDGHASGNESGSSSGSDSE, from the coding sequence GAGAAAGAATACTACGATGTGGCTCAAGGTCAGAGCCGCCAGAGCTATGGCCAGAACCACCAGGGATATGGACAGAGCCAAAGTCGCCCAGTATATGGGAATAGTCCGACTCTGAACTACCGTAGCCACGGTGGGTTTCTTGATGGGTTATTCAAGGGTAAAAATGGTCAAAAGGGTCAAAATGGCTTAGGGTCGTTTCTAGGGCAACACAAGAACCAAGATACTAACCAGGGCCATGGACATGGGAAGCTCTTAGGACAGCACCAGAAGAAAACTCATGAGACAAACAAAGGTGTTAATGGCCTAGGAATGTTCATAAACAATGGAGAGAAGAAACATAAGAAGCAAAAtgagcacaagaagaagaagaacaaggatGGGCATGCCAGTGGCAATGAGAGTGGAAGCAGCAGCGGTAGCGACAGCGAGTAA